The Streptomyces sp. NBC_00162 sequence CCCTCCCCCGGCTCTCCCGGCCCTGCGAGGTCAGACCATGAAGAACAAGTTCATGCCAGCATGCACGGAGTGACCCCTCCTGCCTCGATGAGGAGATCTCGTGAATCACACGACCGGCCGGATTCTGGTGACGGGTTCCGCCGACGGCCTGGGACGGGCCGCAGCACACTCGCTGCTGTCCGCGGGACACGAGGTGGTGGTGCACGCCCGGAACCCGGAGCGAGCGGCCGGCCTCGGCCCACTGCTGGACCGAGGAGCAGGCATCGTGGTGGGCGACCTCACGGACCGCGACGCCGTACGGCGCATCGCCGCAGAGCTGAACGACGCGAAGCCGCTCGACGCGGTCATTCACAACGCCGGCGTATGGAGGGGTCCCGCGGTCATGCCGGTCAACATCGTCGCGCCATACCTGCTCACGGCCCTGCTGCGCGAACCCCGCCGCCTGGTGTACCTGAGCAGCGGCTCACATTTCGACGGACACCCCCACCTCTCGCTTGCCGGCATCGACTGGCGGGGCGAGCACGCCGGCTCGTACGCGGACAGCAAGCTGTTCGTCACGGCGCTCGCGGCGGCCATGGCCCGCCTGCGCCCCGGGGTGCTGAGCAACGCCGTCGATCCGGGCTGGGTGCCGACGAAAATGGGAGGCCCAAACGCCCCAGATGATCTTGAACTGGGCCACCGGACGCAGGAGTGGCTGGCGACGAGCGACGATCCCCAGGCCCTGACGACCGGCGGGTACTGGTACCACCGCCAGCAGCAGCCGCCGCACCAAGCGGTCAACGACCGAGCGTTCCAGGACCGCCTCCTGGAAGCGCTCGCCCATGAAACGGGCGTCTCGATCTGACCGATGTGCGAGGGCTGCACCAGGCATGAATCCAGCGGGCACGCGCGTGGCGTCCAGCCGCGCCGGGAAGCCGCTCGGATCCCTGCCCCGCGGCTCGGACCTCCCCGTCAGTACGGGCCGCCGCGGAAGAGCCGCGTGCCGTGGTGGCGCGGGCGGTCGCCACGTTCGTGGGCCGCGTCGGAGCGGTCGGCGGGGGTCGAGAGCCGGGCGAGGGTCCGGAGGGTTTCCAGGCCGGCCATCACCTCGTCACGGCGCTCCGCGGACTTCATCCAGGCCGGCAGCCGGGCGAACATCGCCATCGTCGGGGAGGCGTGACGCTCGCGCAGCCGGGCGCCCACGTAGGCGGCGAGGGCGTCGACGTGCTCCTCGTCGTAGGCCCACAAAATCCGTCCCGCACAGCGGGTCTGAAGCCAGAGCGGCCGCCGGAAGAAGGGGTCCTCGGTGCCGCCGGGCACCGCGCCGACCAGACCGGCGCCCCGCTCCTCGGCCGTCCAGTCGGCGACCGCGCCGCAGCCGGCGCAGGTGAGTCGGCGGGGCTGGAAGAGCAGGGCGCTGAAGTACTTCGGCGCCGGGAGGCCGGGCCGAGGCACGACGAGCGCGCGGCCCCCGCACCTCGGGCAGACCACGAGCACCCGGCTGGTGAACTGGACGAGCCACGTGCCGTGGTCGTGGTGGCGGACCGGATGGGGGATCGCGGGCTCGTAGCTCATGACGGACACCCTGCCAGGGCGCGACCCGCCCCAAGGACCGGGGTACATGGCTGCTGTTCGCGGCTGAAGGGCTCGGCGT is a genomic window containing:
- a CDS encoding SDR family NAD(P)-dependent oxidoreductase; translated protein: MNHTTGRILVTGSADGLGRAAAHSLLSAGHEVVVHARNPERAAGLGPLLDRGAGIVVGDLTDRDAVRRIAAELNDAKPLDAVIHNAGVWRGPAVMPVNIVAPYLLTALLREPRRLVYLSSGSHFDGHPHLSLAGIDWRGEHAGSYADSKLFVTALAAAMARLRPGVLSNAVDPGWVPTKMGGPNAPDDLELGHRTQEWLATSDDPQALTTGGYWYHRQQQPPHQAVNDRAFQDRLLEALAHETGVSI